ATTTTTGTCGGCCTGGGAGATGCATCGGCGAATCCGCACACCGCCTCGGTGGACTTCCACAACGCACTGTCGAAGAATGCAGTCTATGTCGGTCAAGCCGGTGAGAATCTCGAAGGAGGCATTTTTGGTGGAATCGTCGATATTGCCCGCAAGGTGATTCCGTTCATCCCTGGTCCAAAAGATCCGCTCTCGAATATCCACAACAATTTTGTCAATCTGAAGTCCCTGCAAGTGGGCGACATCCTGCTGTTCCAGTCCAATGGATTCATGTCGGGCACCACCAAATTGTTCACCAACGGCTACTACAACCACGCCGCCATGTATGTGGGGGATGGCATGATTGTGCATGCGATTCCCGGTGGCGTGAAGATGGAAAAATTGAGCGACTATGTGAGCCGTGATTCGGGTTTGCAACGAATCATGACCATTCGTGTGCCGAACCTCAGCGATTTCGAACGAGGCAAGATGCGCACCTTCCTGATGGATCAAGTCGGCAAACGATATAACTACGATGGTGCGCTTCGAGTTACCATGAACGATACCCCGGGCATGGCGATCTACAATTGGGCCACCGACGGCAGCCCGGTGCGGAACGATTACTACTGCTCGCAATTGGTTGCCGCCGCGTTCAAACACATCGGTCGGCCCGTGGGCAAATCGATGGAACAATCGCCCGGCGATCTGTCCGAACTGGTCAAAGATGGCAAAGCCAACGGCGTCGGCTGCCTGTTCCAAGCCGGCCGACACTCCCTGAGCTGAGCCGCCGCAACCCACGGGGGGAACCGAGCATGGTTCCTCCCGCACTCCCCCGCTCCCGCGACTGCTTCGGATGAGAATTCCGCCCGATGGAATCTGGTTTCGCTTGCAATCGGTTCCGCGATGCGTTTACACTGGCAAAATCGTCCCGTATTCACGACCTGCCTGGGATGCTGCCAATGGTTCGTCCTGCCTGCCTGCTTGGAATCGCCGGGCTGCTGCTCGCGATTGTCCCGCCTGCGATGGCCCAAAATCTGACGCCGCAACAAGCGATTGCCCGGATGAAGACGCTTCCGGGGTATGAAGTGCGACTCGTCGCCGCCGAGCCGGATGTTCGCCAGCCGGTCTCGATCAGTTTCGATTCCCAGGGGCGCATGTGGGTGCTGCAATACCTGCAATATCCCAACCCCGCCGGGCTGAAAGCGGTCAAGCAGGATCAGTATTTGCGGACCATCTGGGATCGCGTCCCCGAGCCACCACCGCGCGGGCCGAAAGGGGCCGACAAGCTCACCATTCTCAGCGATCCCGATGAACATGGGCACTATCGCAAAGCCAAGGATTTTCTCACCGGCCTGAATCTGGCCACCGGTTTCGCACTGGGGCGAGACGGCGTCTATGTCGTGCAGGCTCCCTATCTGCTGTTCTACCCCGACCGCAATCACGACGATCAACCCGATGGCGATCCCGAAGTCCTGCTCACCGGCTTCGGCATGGAAGATTCGCACGCCTACGCGAATTCCCTGCAATGGGGGCCGGATGGCTGGCTGTACGGGGCACAAGGGTCGACCGTGACGGCGAATATCCGCGGCATCGAATTTCAACAGGGGATCTGGCGCTACCATCCGGAAACGAAGGTATTTGAACTCTTTTCCGAAGGTGGCGGCAACACCTACGGCCTCGATTTCGATCGGGCCGGGCGCGTGATTGCGGGCACCAACTGGGGCGGCAAAGCGATGCTGCACCAAGTCCAAGGTGCCTATTACATCAAGGGTTTCGGCAAACACGGCCCACTGCACAACCCCCATGCCTATGGATATTTCGATCACGTCCCCCAGGCCAATTTCAAAGGCGGCCACGTCACCTGTGGCGGGGTGCTGGTCATGACCGATCGCTTTCCGCAACCCCTTCAGGGGCAGTATGTTGCGGGCAATCTGCTCTCCAACGATGTCTACCTGCACACCCTGCAAGCAGATGGATCGAGTTTCAAGGCGACCCAAGGCGCGGATTTTCTCGTTTCCAACGATCCCTGGTTCCGCCCGATCGACTGTCTCGTCGGTCCGGATGGTGGAATTTATGTCGTCGATTGGCACGACAAGCGAGCCGCCCACTTGGACCCGGTCGATACTTGGGACCGCACCAACGGCCGAGTCTATAAAGTTGTGCCAAAGGGCAATCAGGCGGAATGGAAGTCTCCCGATTTGGCAAAACTCCCCGCGTCGGAACTCCTGAAATGGCTGGGAGATGCGAATATCTGGAAAGCCCGAGAAGCCCGCCGAATTCTCACCGACCGCCGCGACCAATCGATTCTGCCGAATTTGCTGCAACTGGTCCGCTCCGGTAGTCCCGAGCAATCGCTGGAAGCGATGTGGACCATTTACGGCATCGGTGGCTTGCCCGCGCTGCCGTCGCAGGAGATGCTGCAACATCCGAACGAACACATTCGCACCTGGATGATTCGGCTGCTGGGCGACACCCACGCCTTTCCCACCGACCTGCACCCGTTGTTGCACGCCATCGCCGAGCGCGACCCCAGCCCCACCGTGCGCTCGCAACTGGCCTGCTCGCTGAAGCGCATCTCCGACATCGGCATCCGCAACCGGTTGCTGGCCAGTCTGTTGCAGCGGAAAGACGATCTGCAAGATCCGTACATCCCGATGCTGTTGTGGTGGGTATTGGAAGATCAATCGATCCGCGAACAATCCGAAACCTTGGCCGTATTCGCCGACCGCAACCTGTGGACCGCCCCCATCGTGGAGGGGGTGATTCTGGAGCGAATCGCCCGACGCTACTTGGCGGAAGGAACCGAATCGGGCTATGCCGCCTGCGCTCGCTTGTTGGAATTGGCCCCATCGCCCGCCGCGACTGATCGCTTGATCGTCGGCATGGAAAAAGCCCTCGACGGCCGCCGACTTGCGAAAGTTCCCGCCAGCCTGGAACAACCGTTGGCATCGCTGCGCAAGTCCCGACCGAACAACGCGTTGCTGCGATTCGCCGTGCGACTCGGCAGCCAAAGTGCGCTGCAAGAGGCGACCGACCGATTGCAACACCCATCCTGCCCCGAATCCGAACAAATCGCCCTCTTGGAATTGATCGCCCAAGGTGGCGATGATTCCGTGTTGCCGATTCTGTTGGGAATCTTGCATCAGGCCAAAACCGACCCGCTTCGGCTCGCCGTCTTGCGGCAAATGCAGGCGTTCAATCAGCCGGTGGTGCCCGAAACCATGCTGGCAATGTACGATCGATCGTCGCGCGGGTTACGCTCCGCCATCATCACCGCCCTGCTCGCCCGCCCCGCCAGCACGATCAGCCTGCTCAAACGCATCGATTCCGGCAAAATCAACAAATCCGACCTCACCCTCGACCAACTGCGACAGGTGATGAGCCGATCCCCCAGCCCGGAAATCGTCGCACTCATCGACAAACAATATGGCAAAGTGGGAGCCGAACCGACCGGCGAGAAACAAGCCCGAATTGCCTACCTCGGAATCGCCATGCGACGCAACACGCCGAATCTCGCCAACGGTGAAACGCTGTTTCGCAAAAACTGCATGGTCTGCCACCAACTGCACAACGAGGGAAATAAAATCGGTCCCGATCTCACCACCGCCGATCGTGGCAACCTCGGATTCCTCCTGCTGCACATCGTCGATCCCAGCGCGTCGATCCGCTCCGAATACGTCGCCTGGAATATCGCCACCGTCGATGGCCGCCTGCTAACCGGCCTGCTCGTGGATCAATCCCCCGCATCCATCACGCTGCTCGACGCCCAAAATCAACGCACGCTCATCTCCCGCGACAAAATCGAGGAAATGACCGCCTCCACCGTGTCACTCATGCCCGAAAAGCTGCTCGACAGCCTCTCCGAACAAGAAGCTGTCGACCTGCTCACCTATGTCCAACAAGCCAAACCCAAACCGCGCTGAGTGCTCCCCCGCTCGCAAGGTCGCAGGGAGTTGTCGTGAGTGTGACACCCTGTCCGGGGGCGGTGTGGGACCCTGTCCGGGGGCGGTGTGGGACCCTGTCCGGGGGCGGTGTGGGACCCTGTCTGGGGGTGGTGTGGGACCCTGTCCCACGCCCTGGCCAAGGGACTTGGAAGCCCCTTGGCGAACCCCGGCTTCGCTCCGGTCATTTTTCGGGGCGATCGGTTGACTACGTCATCCCGCTCACCCCGAAAAATGCTCGTCGCGGAGGGCCACTTGAGCCTTCTGCGATCCACAGACGCTGGCTGACGCCCCGTTTCGGTGGCTCCTCAGCCCGCCGATTTCGCTCGCGGAACGTGCGATTGGGGTGGGTTTATCCATTTCTGCGAATTGGCTGCCGACACAATTCCAATCCACAGAATCGACAATCCGCGATTGGAATGGAGTCGAATCGCCCCAATGACCATTCCGCGCCACAATCACCGTCCCTCTCAGAAGCATGGCGCAAGGGGCGACAGCCAGCAATAGTCCCCCGCAGAGAAGCCCGAAGTGGCTCCTCGCCAGGCACGAGGGTCCGTTCGTCGATTGTTTGCCGTGAGTGTGCGTGAATTGGGAGGGTACTCGCGACACCCAAGAACGGTCAAACTTGGGGCGGCACAGGGCGTCCCAAAGCGATCCTCGTGATGAGAAGCGACGAATAAACGGCCGGTAAAGCAATGAATGCGGGATGATCGATGAGATAAAACTTCATCAATCGGCACCCAATGATCCCGAGCACAAAAACAATGATAATCAGAACGATCCGACCCATATCCCACTTGTCTGTTTGAATTCAATTCAATCCGTGATCACTTTCCAGCAATTGAATTCGATTGCACTCGATTGAAGTGGTGGAATCGATCCCCACCCTTCCTCGTCGAACCAATCGCCAGCCCCAGCTGTTCAGAAACTCAGCACACGATTCGACATTTGCACTCAACTAACCCAGCCAGGTCAATGGCTGCAAGGTAAGTTGAATTACAACTGACAACATCATCGCAACCAATAGATCCTTTCTAGAGCTTGTTATTGGAGTAAATCACCAGACAATCTCGATGCCAACCGGAACCGATTCTCAGTTCAAGACATTTGTCCTTGTCTAAATCGCCGTGTTTCAACCCAAAGAATCCAATTCCTACGTTGGTATAGTCACCCAATCCTGACAAACCTGGGATAAAAATGGTAATTGGCTCGATTTGAGGGCTGAGAATCTCCCCGATACAACCAACTGAAAATTGCCCATCTCGCCATCACTCATCACACGTTTCGTGGGTGGAAAGACACTCGTATCCACCCAGGACAGGATCACCATCAGGGCAATCCCAAACAAAATTAGAACCAACGATAACATTTTCCTCAAAGAAATTTTTCTCATGAATTTCTTCTGATGACACTTCGTGATGGTGATTGATGATGATTGAAATCGAGGCCAGGCACCCGCCAAATGCGGAATCGCTGCCTCCGACACAGACCGTTCGAACGGCAGTTCCCCAACAGCCGTTCTAGATCCACCATGCGTCTCGATTCCTCAACACGCGCAGACCGCCGATCAAAGCGTTTGCAATCGACTCAACGGCCTTCAACTGCGGAAGATGCGTTCTTCGGGTTCACTTTGCGTAAATTGCCTTCGACTGATCCATTATCCTGATACCAATTGTCCAACGAGAGGGACAGAGTTCAACTGGATTGTGAACAAACCACCCTTCGATTGCCCCGAAGCATGAATGAATCTGCAAATCGGCTGCGAATCGCAAGCGACAGCGTGGTTGCGGAATCATTTGGGTGAGGTGCCCCCCAGCGAACGGCTGCGGGAGGGTAGTGGTCAATTGGCGGCGGCGTTGAGGAGGAGCATGGCGTCGCCGTAGGAGAAGAAGCGGTAGCCTTCGGTGATGGCGGTGTTATAGGCGTGGGCGATGGTGTCGCTGCCGGCGAAGGCGTCTACTAGCAACAGCAGCGTGGATTTGGGCAGGTGAAAATTCGTAATCAGGCCATCCAAGACGCGGAACGGGTATGGCGGGTGGATGAATAGGTTGGTTTCGCCTTGCCAGGGTTGGAGGGTGCCGGATTTTGCGGCGGATTCCAAGGCACGGGTCACGGTGGTTCCCACGGCGATGACTCGTCCACCGGCGGATCGGCAGCGATCGATCGCCGCCACGGTCGATTCGGGGACCATGCCCCATTCGTGGTGCATGACATGTTGGGTCGGGTCGTTGGTTTTCATCGGCTGGAATGTGCCAATGCCAACGTGCAGGGTGATGCGGGCACGGGCGACGCCCATCGCCTCCAAGCGGGTGAATAATTCGGGGGTGAAGTGCAACCCGGCCGTTGGAGCCGCAACCGAACCGGCAAGGTTGGCGTACACCGTTTGATAGCGTTCCAGGTCGCTGGCTTGCGATCGCCCTTTGCGGATGTACGGCGGCAGGGGAATGCGGCCGTGGGCGATGAGCAGCGTTTCGGGCGATTGCTCCGGCTCGGGACGCATCAACCAGTGCCGATCTTCCGTGCGATCGACGAGAATCAACCGCAATGGGGATTCGGGGGATGGTGCGTCTTCGGGCGGGTGGATGGTGAAGGATTCGCCGGGTTGGGCATATCCGCGGGTTTGGGCGAGCATTTCCCAGAGTCCCGCATCGGTTTGACGCAGGTACAACCCTTCCCAGGCGCCGCCGGTTTGGTCGCGTTTGCCGATGAGTCGGGCGGGGAGCACACGGGTGTCGTTGAGCACCAACAAATCGTTGGGGCGCAACAGGTTGGGCAGATCGTAAAAGTGATGGTGGGATAGCCCGAGTTGGAATCGGGTGACACGAAGCAATCGGGAAGCATCCCGCCGATCTGCCGGGAATTGGGCAATGCGATCGGGCGGGAGTTCGTAGTCAAAAAACGGCTCGTTCATAGTCACAGTTCCGGCCCGAATCGGCACAGGCGAGGTCGCTCGGGCCGGGGGTGAATCACTTGAACTTCTTCAGGAATTCGACGAAATCAGCCTTGTGCTTTTCGACGGTCTTCGCCGGTCCCAACAGCGCCAGGTAGTAGCTGCCGCCTTCGCCATCAAAGACCACATACAGTTGGCGATAGTTCGGCTTGCGGGTGATCTTCGCGTTGGGGGCGAAGGGGGGGAACTTTTCCAGGAAGGTTCCGGTGATGTCTTGGAGCGTGGCATCGCGGGCGCCGACCTTCAGCTTTTCGATCTTCTCGTTCAACTTGCCATCTTCGGGAGCTTCGAATTTGGCTTGTTGGCGCTTCAGATTGGCGTCCAGGCTGCCGGAACCGCCCTTGAAGAAGAAGACGGCCAGTTCCGCATCTTTGTCATCGCCATCCACTTTGGGGATCTTGAATTGGGTCAGGCGCATGCTGCTGGAAGGGGCTTCTTCCTTCCAGGCGGCTGGTGCCATCGACTTCATGCCGTCGAGTTCGACTTCGGTGCCTTTGTCGTCGGCCCGCAACGATCCAACTGTCAGCCCAGCGATTAGGGCGAGAGAAGCGATCCAGGTGCGCATCGCGGTGGTCCTTGTCCGGAGGAGTGTGAGGTTACGCTAGCAGCGTTGCCTTATTGTAGCGGACGTTGTCCCAATAGCCAGCATTCACTTTTGTTGTGCGAGTGCCCAATCGGCGACTCGGGTGGCGATCTGCTTGCGAATCGGGGTGGCGTTCCCCTTCCCTTCGGGATGCAATCGACTGGCCAGCAGAATCACGGCGGTTTCGCTGGGCGGATCGATCCAGATCGACGTGCCGGTGAATCCGGTGTGGCCAATCCCGCGTCCTTTGGGGAATCGATCGCCGCGCGGGGCGGAAAATCCGGTATCCACATCCCAGCCCAGCGCACGCTTGCCCATGGGGACGGTGCGTGCGGTCAGGAATTGCTCCAGGGTGGCAGCTCGCAGCGTTCGGCTGCCATCGAGCGACCCGCCGCCCAACAGCATGCGGGCATAGCGACCCAAATCGGCGGCGGTGCCGAATAATCCGGCGTGACCGGCGACTCCGCCCAGCAAGGCGGCCCGTGGATCGTGAACAGTGCCGCGGACCATCATGCCGTTTCGCGGTTCGGTGGGGGCGATGCGCGGAATCAGCTTGGCATCCGGACGGAATCCGGTATCGGTCATTTTCAACGGCTGGAATATCCGCTCCCGCGTCCAAACATCCAACGGCTGCCGCCCCAATCGCTCGACCAAGTCGCCCAGCACCAGAAAATTGACATCCGAATAGCGAAAGCGCATTCCGGGCGGGTTGAGCGGCGTGAGCGCGGCAATTCGCGCGAAGGCTTTCTCGCGGCCGTCCCGATAATCGCGCTCCGGATTGTCGGCAATCAGGCCGCTGGTATGCACCAACAACTGCTCAATCGTGATTTCTTTCTTGCCCGATGCGGCAAAGGCGGGCCAATGCTTCGCGACCGGGTCGTTGAGTTGGAACAGCCCCTGCTCCCAGACCTGCATGACGGCGGTTGCGGTTGCGATTGGCTTGGTGAGCGAGGCGAGATCGAAAATCGTGTCGGTGGTCATTGGCTCACGCGCGGGCAGAATCGCGCGATTGCCATAAGCTTCGTGGAGAATCGTCTCTTGCCGATGCAGGACCAGCAGCACCGCGCCGGGAATTTCGCCCGCCTGAATGGACGCTTCCAGAATGCGTTTGCAGTCCACCCGCAGTTGTTGACGGCCAGCCGCCGCCGCATCTCGGGTGGTTTCCCGCGGTGCATCGTCGGCGGTTGCGGGTTGGAACCGGGCGGATGTCCCCAGCGCGAACAGGGCCGCTGCGCTTTGTCCCCAGAAATCGCGTCGCGTGGTCGGCTGCATGAGACTGCCTTATTCGATGGAGGAAAGCAATCCGCTCATTTCGCTGGCGGCGTGGTCGTTGCGTTGCAGCCGCGCTTGGCTGATTCCGTCCTTCAGAATCGTGACCGCTTGCGCATCGTCACCCAGGCGAATCAACGCCTGTGCCGCCATCAGATACGCGGGCACATAGGGTTCGCGGGCGATCAGGGTGCGCAGTTGCTCCACGGCGGTGCGGTCATCCCCCTGCGAGATGTATTCCATGGCCAGCCCGTAGCACAAGAAGGCATCGTTGGGATCATCCGCCAAGAGGGCTTCAATTTGCTGCATTCGAGGGGTTTTGGCAGCCATGGGGCGATTCCTGCACAGGCACGTGGGGCCGATTTCGGGGCAACTGGGGGACAATGCCTGTTGTAGCAGTCGGGAGATGCGTCGCCAAGTTCGGAAGATTCATCCCAATTTCACCAATCGATACGGCCTGCAAAACAGACAAGCCAGGCCCGATCGGTACGACCGATGAAAGAACGGCGAAACTAGCGGAGATCGGTGCCTGGTGGAATCCAGGAAATCTGGCGAGTCGGTCGATGAAACCAGAGTCCCGTGGCGTGTCGCATGGTCGCGGCGCGGGTCGGTTGGAAGGACTAGCTTGCAGATTCGAGGGGCAGTATGCCAACGCATCCCCAGTCCGAATTGGCTCAACGGGCAACCGGTTGGTTGCGACGTTGGCTTGCTGGCACGCCGCGACGACTCACGCTTTGCGGGTTGTTGTGGGTGTTGCCGCCGGTGGTGATTGGCACCTCGTTGCCGAACCTCCAGGCGGGGGATAGTTTCCCATTCTTCCCGGTTCGCAAATCGCCGGTGGTGCAAATTTACGATCGCGTTAAAGACGCGGTCGTCAACATCCAAAGCGAGCGAACCGTTCAGCCCACGGATGATCCGTTCACTCTGACGCAGGCTCCGCAGCGCGTCAACGGCATGGGCACCGGCATTATCATCGATCCCCGTGGCTACATCGTCACCAACCATCATGTGGTGGATGATGTGACGCTGCTGCGGATTCGCATGGCGGACGGCACTACCTACCCATCTCGGGTGATTGCTCGCGATGCGGAAAATGACCTGGCACTGATCAAGATCGATGCCCCCAAGCCGCTGCCGACGATGCCGATTGGCACCTCCAGCGACCTGATGCGCGGCGAACCGGTCATCGCCATCGGTAACGCCTTTGGCTACGAACACACCGTCAGTTCGGGCATCATTTCCGCGCTCAAGCGAGACGTGACGCTGAACAAGGAAGTGAGCTACAAATCGCTGATCCAGACGGATGCGGCGATCAATCCGGGGAATTCCGGTGGCCCGCTTCTGAATGTGCGGGGCGAACTCATCGGCGTCAACGTCGCCATTCGTGCGGGAGCGCATGGCATTGCCTTCGCCATCCCAGTCGATTCGATGCTGAAAATTTCGGCGGAGATGCTCGCTCGCACGCGCCGCACGCCGCTGATTCATGGCATGGTCACCCGCGATGTGGTGGTGCCCGACGGCGAACAAGGCCCGGCCAAGCGGCATGTCGTGATTGATGCCGTGGAGCCGGATAGCCCCGCGGCGAAGGCGGGCATTCAGCCAGGCGACATTCTCTCGCGGGTGTACGAGCAACCGATCACCACGACGATGGATCTCGAGCGTGCCCTGCTCGACCGCATGGGCGGCGAGAAGATGACCTTCAGCGTGCAACGCGGCCAAGTACAAAAGCCGATGGAATTGGTATTGCTGGGCACCACGCAACCCGTGGCGACCAACCCGGATATCATCTGGCGGAAACTCGGCGTGCGCCTGCAAACCGTTCAGCCCGACGGCATCACCAAAGTCAACACGCAACTGCGTGGCGGGCTGAGCGTCGTCGATGTGAACCCCAATAGCACAGCCGCCCGCGCCGGATTCCAGCGTGGCGATGTGCTGATTGGCCTACACCAATGGGAAACGCTCAGTCCCGATAACGTCACCTATGTGCTGACGCATCCCGATTTATCGACATTCACCCCGTTGCGATTCTTCATCATTCGCGGCGGTCAAGTGCGTCGTGGCTGGTTCCAGCAACTCGACTAAATGCGTGTGCCCTCCCAACCGTTCCGCCGTCGCCGTGTGACCTGCCCAGTCACGCGGCGATTGCGTTTTCCCACCCGCATTCGGTCGCCGATCCAACGCTCGATTCAAACTCCCTCACCCCGGTCACATTCCAACCGCTGCCCCGGTACGATCCTGTAGCCTCAGCCAAATCCGCTTTGCCATCCGCGATCGAATTCGTTGACGTGGCGCTGTTCGCATGTCGAATTTTGCTGCGCTTTCAAAATCAACCCCGTCTATTTTCGTTGAACAAACCCGATTCCACCCGGTTTTTCTGAGATTTTCCCGCAACTCCGCGCGCAGGATCTTGCTTCTGAATCTGTTCATGTTTACAGTTATGGTGTCGAGAACGAAATGAGCAGTTGCAAGGAATCGGAAGCCGAAGGAATTCGCCCGAATCCTTGAAATTCACGAAGATCGACGGGTCACACAGCTAGGAGAGCGGATCATGGAAAGCTGGAAACTGGTTTGGCGAAAAGGTTTCGCTCCGTGTCTGAGCACCACCGGGCTGATGGCGTTGCGTGAAGCCCTGATTCAAGACGATCACCGACTCACCCAGGGGACCACGACCACCCCACCGCCCATGATGTGTGTCAGCGAATGGCCCGTCGAAGGAGCATGTGCCCTGGGATACTGCGGCTGGCAGGGCGAAGGGTTGACCACCGTTACCGAAGTCGAGGAATTCTTCGCCCGCACCTGCTACGAAGCCGATGTGCGCATGGGCGAACCGGCGGGATGCCGCTACTTCCTCAACTGGTTCGATGATACGCCACGAGCCGAAATGCTCCGCGATTTGTTGGAAGAAGTCGAACGGACGCTCTCCGAACGAATCACCGGCGAACCGAATCCAGACGCGGTGAAATCGAGCACCACCACCGAACCGGCACCCAAGCGTGTTGCCAGCAAACGGAAATCGAAGAAGAAATCCGGCAATGATGTCGCGGCATAAGTCGGCGAACCCGTCCAATCAATCTCGAATCTGAGACAACCATCTGATTTTGCGATCCGGAATAGCGGCGAATCCATCTGGGCAATCGTACTCAATGATTTGTTTGGGGAAGTGAATCATGATCTGCCGACATTGCAACCGTGCGAAGGTGAATCGTCCTCGGGGTCTGTGCTGGAGCTGCTACTACACCCCGGGTGTCAAGGATCTGTACCCTTCGACCAGCAAGTACGCTCGCCGTGGATTGGGCAACAAGTGTGGTGATGCCCCGCTGCCGGAATCGCCGACCGATGCCACGCCGGGAAGCGAAGACAAAATCGCCATCCTGTGCAAGCGAGTCGAAATGGGACAATCGCTATTCCATCCCGATGATGCGACTCTGGGCCAAGCACGCGGAGAATTCCCCCGAATCTTCCGGCAATCGGCCTGATCGCTCGAATCGGAATCGTTCCCCTCTGGGTGATTCTCACCCGATCCGAAACCGGCTTCCCACCGGTGCAACCTCCCTGCCCAACGCAAAACCGCCGATGATTCATGGGTTTCCCCACCCGAATCATCGGCGGCCCGCAAGTAACTGATCCACTAAGGATCGATCGTCGCATTATTCGCTACGGTTGCT
This DNA window, taken from Tuwongella immobilis, encodes the following:
- a CDS encoding PVC-type heme-binding CxxCH protein; the protein is MVRPACLLGIAGLLLAIVPPAMAQNLTPQQAIARMKTLPGYEVRLVAAEPDVRQPVSISFDSQGRMWVLQYLQYPNPAGLKAVKQDQYLRTIWDRVPEPPPRGPKGADKLTILSDPDEHGHYRKAKDFLTGLNLATGFALGRDGVYVVQAPYLLFYPDRNHDDQPDGDPEVLLTGFGMEDSHAYANSLQWGPDGWLYGAQGSTVTANIRGIEFQQGIWRYHPETKVFELFSEGGGNTYGLDFDRAGRVIAGTNWGGKAMLHQVQGAYYIKGFGKHGPLHNPHAYGYFDHVPQANFKGGHVTCGGVLVMTDRFPQPLQGQYVAGNLLSNDVYLHTLQADGSSFKATQGADFLVSNDPWFRPIDCLVGPDGGIYVVDWHDKRAAHLDPVDTWDRTNGRVYKVVPKGNQAEWKSPDLAKLPASELLKWLGDANIWKAREARRILTDRRDQSILPNLLQLVRSGSPEQSLEAMWTIYGIGGLPALPSQEMLQHPNEHIRTWMIRLLGDTHAFPTDLHPLLHAIAERDPSPTVRSQLACSLKRISDIGIRNRLLASLLQRKDDLQDPYIPMLLWWVLEDQSIREQSETLAVFADRNLWTAPIVEGVILERIARRYLAEGTESGYAACARLLELAPSPAATDRLIVGMEKALDGRRLAKVPASLEQPLASLRKSRPNNALLRFAVRLGSQSALQEATDRLQHPSCPESEQIALLELIAQGGDDSVLPILLGILHQAKTDPLRLAVLRQMQAFNQPVVPETMLAMYDRSSRGLRSAIITALLARPASTISLLKRIDSGKINKSDLTLDQLRQVMSRSPSPEIVALIDKQYGKVGAEPTGEKQARIAYLGIAMRRNTPNLANGETLFRKNCMVCHQLHNEGNKIGPDLTTADRGNLGFLLLHIVDPSASIRSEYVAWNIATVDGRLLTGLLVDQSPASITLLDAQNQRTLISRDKIEEMTASTVSLMPEKLLDSLSEQEAVDLLTYVQQAKPKPR
- a CDS encoding trypsin-like peptidase domain-containing protein, with product MPTHPQSELAQRATGWLRRWLAGTPRRLTLCGLLWVLPPVVIGTSLPNLQAGDSFPFFPVRKSPVVQIYDRVKDAVVNIQSERTVQPTDDPFTLTQAPQRVNGMGTGIIIDPRGYIVTNHHVVDDVTLLRIRMADGTTYPSRVIARDAENDLALIKIDAPKPLPTMPIGTSSDLMRGEPVIAIGNAFGYEHTVSSGIISALKRDVTLNKEVSYKSLIQTDAAINPGNSGGPLLNVRGELIGVNVAIRAGAHGIAFAIPVDSMLKISAEMLARTRRTPLIHGMVTRDVVVPDGEQGPAKRHVVIDAVEPDSPAAKAGIQPGDILSRVYEQPITTTMDLERALLDRMGGEKMTFSVQRGQVQKPMELVLLGTTQPVATNPDIIWRKLGVRLQTVQPDGITKVNTQLRGGLSVVDVNPNSTAARAGFQRGDVLIGLHQWETLSPDNVTYVLTHPDLSTFTPLRFFIIRGGQVRRGWFQQLD
- a CDS encoding YiiX/YebB-like N1pC/P60 family cysteine hydrolase; this encodes MKKQAIALNVANLDERIVPAANLGQHAAAFAPIAVMDRIEVDAPHADAIFVGLGDASANPHTASVDFHNALSKNAVYVGQAGENLEGGIFGGIVDIARKVIPFIPGPKDPLSNIHNNFVNLKSLQVGDILLFQSNGFMSGTTKLFTNGYYNHAAMYVGDGMIVHAIPGGVKMEKLSDYVSRDSGLQRIMTIRVPNLSDFERGKMRTFLMDQVGKRYNYDGALRVTMNDTPGMAIYNWATDGSPVRNDYYCSQLVAAAFKHIGRPVGKSMEQSPGDLSELVKDGKANGVGCLFQAGRHSLS
- the queA gene encoding tRNA preQ1(34) S-adenosylmethionine ribosyltransferase-isomerase QueA, with the translated sequence MNEPFFDYELPPDRIAQFPADRRDASRLLRVTRFQLGLSHHHFYDLPNLLRPNDLLVLNDTRVLPARLIGKRDQTGGAWEGLYLRQTDAGLWEMLAQTRGYAQPGESFTIHPPEDAPSPESPLRLILVDRTEDRHWLMRPEPEQSPETLLIAHGRIPLPPYIRKGRSQASDLERYQTVYANLAGSVAAPTAGLHFTPELFTRLEAMGVARARITLHVGIGTFQPMKTNDPTQHVMHHEWGMVPESTVAAIDRCRSAGGRVIAVGTTVTRALESAAKSGTLQPWQGETNLFIHPPYPFRVLDGLITNFHLPKSTLLLLVDAFAGSDTIAHAYNTAITEGYRFFSYGDAMLLLNAAAN
- a CDS encoding serine hydrolase domain-containing protein — protein: MQPTTRRDFWGQSAAALFALGTSARFQPATADDAPRETTRDAAAAGRQQLRVDCKRILEASIQAGEIPGAVLLVLHRQETILHEAYGNRAILPAREPMTTDTIFDLASLTKPIATATAVMQVWEQGLFQLNDPVAKHWPAFAASGKKEITIEQLLVHTSGLIADNPERDYRDGREKAFARIAALTPLNPPGMRFRYSDVNFLVLGDLVERLGRQPLDVWTRERIFQPLKMTDTGFRPDAKLIPRIAPTEPRNGMMVRGTVHDPRAALLGGVAGHAGLFGTAADLGRYARMLLGGGSLDGSRTLRAATLEQFLTARTVPMGKRALGWDVDTGFSAPRGDRFPKGRGIGHTGFTGTSIWIDPPSETAVILLASRLHPEGKGNATPIRKQIATRVADWALAQQK
- a CDS encoding tetratricopeptide repeat protein, with product MAAKTPRMQQIEALLADDPNDAFLCYGLAMEYISQGDDRTAVEQLRTLIAREPYVPAYLMAAQALIRLGDDAQAVTILKDGISQARLQRNDHAASEMSGLLSSIE